Proteins co-encoded in one Malus sylvestris chromosome 9, drMalSylv7.2, whole genome shotgun sequence genomic window:
- the LOC126583835 gene encoding uncharacterized protein LOC126583835 isoform X2 codes for MDNENFLNATQEPKGRRRKWEAFEEEVLLGVLEDFVARKQRCDTGAFKQGTLVEIAKAVNVLCPHSNIKANPHIESKLKKWKKTYSMVVDMINTSGFAWNDVKKCVEVDSDDAWQTYVQRNKEADGWRSKPFPLFDRFAYIFGKDRATGNVAETPAQMMEEQSHDHVGESDIGGENFVSSMNQQSQQSTPSENSQRKRKRAVGSSNDGTEAIISGLKDFYVESGKRMQMVTEALVQGTADHTDIANELEAMGLSPMDQIDALSLILDKPKNVGVFRAIKPELKKVFVQRLLSDNASG; via the exons atggataacgaaaattttttgaatgctactcaagagccaaaaggaagaaggcgtaaatgggaagcatttgaggaagaagtattactaggagttcttgaggattttgttgctcggaagcaacggtgtgacaccggtgctttcaaacaaggtactttggttgaaatagcaaaagctgtcaatgttttatgtcctcattcaaatatcaaggcaaatccacatattgaatccaagttgaagaaatggaaaaaaacatatagtatggtcgttgacatgataaacacaagtggatttgcatggaatgatgtcaaaaagtgcgttgaagttgacagtgatgacgcatggcaaacttatgtgcag agaaataaagaagccgatggatggagaagcaaaccttttccactgtttgatagatttgcatatatatttggaaaagatcgggctacgggtaatgtagccgaaacccctgctcaaatgatggaggaacaaagtcatgatcatgttggtgaaagtgatattggaggtgaaaattttgtttcttcaatgaaccaacaaagccaacaaagcaccccatctgaaaatagccaaagaaagaggaaaagagctgtgggaagttcaaatgatggaaccgaggcaattatcagtggactgaaagatttttatgttgaaagtgggaagaggatgcaaatggtaactgaagctttagttcaaggtactgcagatcatactgacatagctaatgaacttgaagcaatgggtctctctcctatggatcaaattgatgcattgtctcttattttggataaaccaaaaaatgtgggagtgttcagggcaatcaaaccggaactcaagaaagtgttcgtccaaaggcttttaagcgacaacgcaagcggatga